Proteins encoded within one genomic window of Gallus gallus isolate bGalGal1 chromosome 1, bGalGal1.mat.broiler.GRCg7b, whole genome shotgun sequence:
- the TPT1 gene encoding translationally-controlled tumor protein homolog, with protein sequence MIIYRDCISQDEMFSDIYKIREVANGLCLEVEGKMVTRTEGQIDDSLIGGNASAEGPEGEGTEATVITGVDIVINHHLQETSFTKESYKKYIKDYMKAIKARLEEHKPERVKPFMTGAAEQIKHILANFKNYQFFVGENMNPDGMVALLDFREDGVTPYMIFFKDGLEIEKC encoded by the exons atgATCATCTACCGGGACTGCATCAGCC AGGACGAGATGTTCTCGGACATCTACAAGATCCGCGAGGTGGCGAACGGCCTGTGCCTGGAAGTGGAGGGGAAG ATGGTCACCAGGACAGAGGGTCAAATTGATGACTCTCTAATTGGTGGCAATGCCTCTGCTGAAGGTCCTGAGGGAGAGGGGACAGAAGCCACGGTGATAACCGGTGTGGATATAGTGATAAACCACCACCTTCAGGAAACCAGCTTCACAAAAGAGTCGTACAAGAAGTACATCAAGGACTACATGAAAGC AATCAAAGCCAGACTTGAGGAACACAAGCCGGAGAGAGTAAAGCCTTTCATGACAGGGGCTGCAGAACAAATCAAACACATCCTTGCCAACTTCAAAAACTACCAG TTCTTTGTAGGAGAGAACATGAATCCAGATGGTATGGTGGCTCTCCTGGATTTCCGTGAGGATGGTGTGACCCCCTATATGATTTTCTTTAAGGACGGCTTAGAGATTGAGAAATGT TAA